A region of Thermovibrio ammonificans HB-1 DNA encodes the following proteins:
- a CDS encoding PHP domain-containing protein, translated as MVRVRGEKVDLHSHSTASDGTFTPSELVELAHLKGITLFSLTDHDTVDGLPQARLRGRELGVNVIPGIEVTADTSFLGPGKRELHILGYYFDPDSEPIRHLTAFFKESRIKRNKELLARLEERGFPVTYAQMVKRFGENFGKPNIARVLIDAGFFTNREQAIDFLSSLGVKREKMDYRTVLELITEAGGLPVIAHPVTTGLSHSQLYCFLKEAKEAGLKGVEVYHYRHTPKDVAALNCMAKELGLFTTAGSDFHGANKPCIELGFLNVTTAQINFPNYCQIT; from the coding sequence GTGGTGCGCGTTCGTGGCGAGAAAGTAGACCTTCACAGCCACTCAACCGCCTCCGATGGAACCTTCACTCCGTCGGAACTTGTTGAGCTTGCCCATCTGAAGGGAATAACCCTCTTCTCCCTCACAGACCACGACACGGTAGACGGCCTTCCTCAGGCCCGTTTAAGGGGCAGAGAGCTTGGGGTAAACGTTATCCCCGGCATAGAGGTAACCGCCGATACCTCCTTCCTCGGCCCCGGGAAGAGGGAGCTTCACATCCTCGGCTACTACTTTGACCCCGACTCAGAGCCCATCAGACACCTTACCGCCTTTTTTAAAGAGTCCCGAATAAAGCGAAACAAGGAGCTCCTTGCAAGGCTTGAAGAGAGGGGATTTCCCGTAACCTACGCCCAAATGGTGAAACGCTTCGGGGAGAACTTCGGAAAGCCCAACATTGCGAGGGTTCTCATAGATGCAGGTTTTTTCACTAACAGGGAACAGGCCATAGACTTCCTCTCCTCCTTGGGGGTTAAGCGGGAGAAAATGGACTACAGAACTGTTTTAGAACTCATCACCGAAGCCGGAGGCCTGCCGGTTATCGCCCACCCGGTTACCACCGGCCTTAGCCACTCTCAGCTCTACTGCTTCCTCAAGGAGGCCAAAGAGGCCGGCCTTAAAGGGGTAGAAGTTTACCACTACCGTCACACTCCGAAAGACGTTGCGGCCCTTAACTGTATGGCTAAGGAGTTAGGCCTCTTCACGACCGCCGGCTCCGACTTTCACGGAGCGAATAAACCCTGTATAGAGCTTGGTTTCCTTAACGTTACTACTGCTCAGATAAACTTCCCGAACTACTGCCAGATAACTTGA
- a CDS encoding SPFH domain-containing protein: MESLFPLIVFSGFGALILAVASVKIVPQKQAWIVERLGKYHRTLYAGLHFIVPFLDVVRAKVSLKEQVLDIPKQEVITKDNVVVRIDAVCYYTVVKPEDAVYNIENLEYAIVQTIQTNLRDIIGGMELDEILSSREKINARIKEVLQGAASSWGILINRVEVKEIEPPSNIVQAMSMLIEADRKKRAMITEAEGKKRAQVLEAEGYKLAKWQEAEAIERIGKAQANALRSVVEATSSPELAAKLLIGGDLVKGIERLAASQNAKFVVLPPSVESLFKLLGEKGGNG; encoded by the coding sequence ATGGAATCGCTCTTTCCTCTAATAGTTTTCTCCGGCTTCGGTGCCCTCATACTGGCCGTTGCCTCTGTGAAAATCGTCCCTCAGAAACAGGCCTGGATAGTGGAGAGGCTGGGCAAGTACCACAGGACCCTCTACGCCGGCCTCCACTTCATAGTTCCGTTCCTGGACGTTGTAAGGGCGAAGGTGAGCTTGAAGGAACAGGTTCTCGATATCCCGAAGCAGGAGGTTATCACCAAGGACAACGTTGTTGTGCGGATAGACGCCGTCTGCTACTACACCGTGGTTAAGCCCGAAGACGCCGTTTACAACATAGAGAACCTTGAATACGCAATTGTTCAAACTATCCAGACCAACCTGCGGGACATCATAGGAGGGATGGAACTTGACGAGATTCTCTCCTCCCGCGAGAAGATAAACGCCAGGATTAAAGAGGTTCTTCAGGGTGCCGCTTCCAGCTGGGGAATACTGATTAACAGGGTTGAAGTTAAAGAGATTGAGCCCCCTTCAAACATCGTTCAGGCGATGAGTATGCTCATAGAGGCAGACAGGAAGAAGAGGGCCATGATTACAGAGGCCGAAGGTAAAAAGCGGGCCCAAGTGCTCGAGGCGGAAGGGTATAAACTTGCCAAGTGGCAGGAGGCGGAGGCCATAGAACGTATAGGAAAGGCCCAGGCGAACGCCCTCAGAAGCGTTGTGGAGGCCACCTCGAGCCCGGAGCTTGCGGCTAAGCTCCTAATCGGCGGAGACCTCGTTAAAGGTATAGAAAGGCTTGCCGCCTCTCAGAACGCGAAGTTTGTGGTTCTTCCCCCTTCTGTAGAGTCCCTCTTCAAGCTCCTCGGAGAGAAAGGTGGTAACGGCTGA
- the purH gene encoding bifunctional phosphoribosylaminoimidazolecarboxamide formyltransferase/IMP cyclohydrolase gives MRPARALISVSDKTNIVEFAKELSRLGIEIISTGGTAKLLKGAGIPVREISELTGFPEIMEGRVKTLHPKVHGGILARRDKDEHLRAMKELEIEPIDLLVINLYPFKETVAKGADLEEIIENIDIGGPTMVRAAAKNYKFVAIVTDPADYDRVLKELKETGEISLKTRFYLARKAFNLTAHYDALIADYLYSIDEEGKPLACRELRSPLTVTFEKVQDLRYGENPHQRGAFYREVFVKEPCVTRARKLHGEKELSFNNIYDLDGALNLVLEFEPETEGVACAIIKHANPCGVALGKTPQEAYEKALKVDPISAFGGIIAFNAKVTKEAAELITERFYECIIAPEYDEEALEVLKRKKNLRVLTTDGLTGIEKRGADSPFDYRRVVGGLLVQDRDLVTVDPEKLKVVTDREPTEKEWKDLLFAFKVVKWVKSNSVVYAKDGVAVAIGVGQTSRVDSARCAAEKAQMVGIDLNGSVLASEAFFPFRDSVDEAAKVGVTAIIQPGGSIRDKEVIEAANEHGMAMVFTGIRHFRH, from the coding sequence ATGCGCCCTGCAAGAGCCCTGATTTCCGTTTCGGATAAGACCAACATAGTGGAGTTTGCCAAAGAGCTCAGCAGGCTCGGAATCGAAATCATCTCCACGGGAGGAACGGCGAAGCTCCTGAAGGGGGCCGGCATTCCGGTGAGGGAGATATCGGAGCTGACGGGATTCCCCGAAATTATGGAGGGAAGGGTCAAAACGCTCCACCCGAAGGTCCACGGAGGCATCCTTGCTCGCCGCGACAAAGACGAGCACCTTCGGGCCATGAAGGAGCTGGAGATAGAGCCCATAGACCTGCTGGTTATTAACCTCTACCCGTTTAAGGAAACCGTTGCAAAGGGTGCAGACCTTGAAGAGATAATCGAGAACATAGACATCGGCGGCCCGACCATGGTTAGAGCCGCCGCAAAGAACTACAAGTTCGTTGCAATAGTGACAGACCCGGCCGACTACGACAGAGTTCTGAAGGAGCTGAAGGAGACCGGTGAAATATCTTTAAAAACGCGCTTTTACCTTGCAAGGAAAGCCTTTAACCTTACGGCCCACTACGACGCCCTCATAGCAGACTACCTCTACTCGATAGATGAAGAGGGTAAACCACTGGCGTGCAGGGAGCTCCGCTCCCCCCTAACGGTAACCTTTGAGAAGGTTCAAGACCTCCGCTACGGCGAGAACCCCCACCAGAGGGGGGCCTTCTACAGGGAGGTCTTCGTAAAGGAGCCCTGCGTAACCAGGGCGAGGAAGCTCCACGGGGAGAAGGAGCTTTCCTTTAACAACATCTACGACCTCGACGGAGCGCTGAACCTCGTTCTCGAGTTTGAGCCCGAAACCGAAGGGGTGGCGTGTGCAATCATAAAACACGCAAACCCCTGCGGCGTTGCCCTGGGTAAAACGCCCCAGGAAGCCTACGAGAAGGCCCTGAAAGTGGACCCAATCTCGGCCTTTGGCGGCATTATCGCCTTTAACGCAAAAGTTACGAAAGAGGCGGCAGAGCTTATAACCGAAAGGTTCTACGAGTGCATCATCGCCCCCGAATACGACGAGGAAGCCCTGGAAGTTCTAAAGAGGAAGAAGAACCTCAGGGTTCTAACAACCGACGGGCTTACAGGGATTGAGAAGAGGGGAGCAGATTCGCCCTTCGACTACAGGCGGGTTGTCGGCGGACTGCTCGTTCAAGATAGAGACCTCGTAACCGTAGACCCCGAAAAGCTCAAAGTGGTTACAGACAGGGAGCCCACCGAGAAGGAGTGGAAGGACCTCCTGTTTGCCTTTAAGGTGGTTAAGTGGGTTAAATCCAACTCAGTTGTTTACGCAAAAGACGGCGTTGCCGTTGCCATCGGCGTAGGCCAAACCTCCCGGGTAGACTCCGCCAGGTGCGCAGCCGAGAAGGCCCAAATGGTAGGCATAGACCTCAACGGCTCGGTTCTGGCTTCGGAAGCCTTCTTCCCCTTCAGAGACAGCGTAGACGAGGCGGCAAAGGTGGGCGTAACGGCAATCATCCAGCCGGGAGGTTCGATAAGGGACAAAGAGGTTATAGAGGCGGCCAACGAACACGGTATGGCAATGGTGTTCACGGGCATTCGCCACTTCAGACATTAA
- a CDS encoding NfeD family protein — protein MVTADILPFLLVTVGFLLLVVEFFLWSFVVFPIGFAFIALGFALLFHLSRWAALALFFGVASAGYTLSFIYLKRLKGKENLLEELRTQQGVVISRVDEFTYLVRFPLGAGGEEVWNAYCERELKYGDRVRVVGLKGNKLLVEKEEDA, from the coding sequence GTGGTAACGGCTGATATCCTGCCATTCCTGCTTGTTACGGTGGGCTTCCTCCTGCTCGTTGTGGAGTTCTTCCTGTGGAGCTTCGTTGTTTTCCCGATAGGCTTTGCCTTTATAGCACTCGGTTTTGCCCTCCTCTTTCACCTGTCCCGATGGGCGGCCCTTGCCCTCTTTTTCGGCGTTGCCTCTGCAGGCTACACCCTCTCTTTTATCTACCTGAAGCGTCTTAAGGGAAAGGAGAACCTGCTCGAGGAGCTTCGCACCCAGCAAGGCGTGGTAATATCCCGCGTAGACGAATTTACCTACCTTGTCAGGTTCCCCTTAGGTGCCGGCGGCGAAGAGGTTTGGAACGCCTACTGCGAGAGGGAGCTCAAGTACGGCGACCGCGTTAGGGTTGTGGGCCTTAAGGGGAACAAGCTGCTGGTGGAGAAAGAGGAAGATGCTTAG
- the gltB gene encoding glutamate synthase large subunit: MGNFHKDSCGVGFIANFKGERSYRVIDRALAAVSNLTHRGATLADGRTGDGSGILFQVPHDFFSKEARRLSPDFKATEVAVGTFFLSGSVDEALELIESEVKAVLGDAVLRDVPIDPSQCGEIARRSLPKIVQVIAPASTPVEEYVLRRRLEKGLKSIDRRNYVVSLSSRLVVYKGMLLAPDLKRFFLDLRCEELTSSFAIFHQRYSTNTNPEWRLAQPLRFIAHNGEINTITANRNLIKALEPILSTPALGERIKEVLPLVEFDESDSASLDRVYELMVVAGIDPATAITVLIPPAYELLTHLTGEERAFFEYASLLMKPWDGPAAIAFTDGTVVGGKLDRNGLRPARFVVTEGGDVIFGSEVGMVEVPESEVVRFGRLMPGEIFTVNVETGEFKDNDEILSEIASELRVEREVRRKLYRLKGKKKVEPRVREGLGRELVKFCYSTEDLEEVVEYMAEMGKEPVFSMGDDTPIPNLLDRPYLLFRHFKQRFAQVTNPPIDPIREKAVMSLKLRLGAKVNFLELSGKLRRRIEVDSPLLTPSEFEEIKGTEFLNVKEFKLEFREDETLREGLKRLFESVKRAILEENVEIIILSDRDVELPIPSLLATSGLCAFLEREKLLHRVSLVVETGEVRDTHQTAALVAFGASAVHPYLVFEYLKSKEVELNKPYSELEANYKEAVNAGLLKIMSKMGISVISSYHRSHLFDILGIGREVVEEFFPHTASPVDGIGLEEIEQTVRERVKLSKELHEPSPSGELKFRPGGIHHSWSPKVVAGIFKAAKSGSYEEFRKVVEEVLKRPTYLRDLLEIKSDREPIPIDQVEPVESIVKRLMVPGMSIGALSKVAHEVIAEAMNILGSKSCSGEGGEDPARYGTIKNSKIKQVASGRFGVTPAYLASAEEIEIKIAQGAKPGEGGHLPGHKVTPYIASLRYSVPGVALISPPPHHDIYSIEDLAQLIYDLKLANPEARIAVKLVSEVGVGTVACGVAKAKADIVQVSGASGGTGASPLSSIKGAGLPWEVGLAETQKELIQNELRESVGLRVDGGFKIGRDVVIAALLGAEEFGFGTAAMIAEGCVMDRDCHTNRCPVGIATQDEKRIKKFRGAVETVVNYFKLVAEDIRRILAQMGYRSLDEIIGRTDLLAENTELKERYPLARKLNLSFITGVPAYRLKRKELPYNPVVSKLNEQIVKDVLPHLKKGERVFKEYPIKNTDRSVGVSLAYHIVKLFGNEGLPTNLVHLRFKGVAGQSFGAFLPSGVLLEVVGEANDYVAKGLGGGIVVLHFPEEFRGNPTENVIAGNTILYGATGGALFASGVVGERFAVRNSGAVAVVEGAGQHACEYMVRGIVVILGSVGKNLGAGMTGGTAFVLDPEIEEKINRDYVEVRRLNRQDIDVLTSLLMKHYKFTKSPTAARVLENRALLESIRKVVPIGVKELELKVSGEDKLPD, encoded by the coding sequence ATGGGAAACTTTCATAAAGACTCCTGCGGAGTCGGCTTTATAGCAAACTTTAAAGGGGAGCGCTCTTACAGGGTTATAGATAGGGCCCTTGCGGCGGTATCCAACCTTACCCACAGGGGCGCCACACTTGCAGACGGCAGAACCGGAGACGGCTCGGGTATTCTGTTTCAGGTGCCACACGACTTCTTCTCTAAAGAGGCCAGGAGGCTCTCCCCCGACTTTAAGGCGACAGAGGTTGCCGTTGGAACGTTTTTCTTGAGCGGCAGTGTAGATGAAGCCCTTGAGCTTATTGAATCTGAGGTTAAGGCCGTCCTCGGCGATGCCGTTTTAAGGGACGTTCCTATTGACCCTTCCCAGTGCGGTGAGATAGCAAGGCGCTCGTTGCCGAAAATCGTTCAGGTGATAGCTCCCGCCTCTACTCCTGTTGAGGAGTACGTTCTGAGGCGCAGGCTCGAGAAGGGGTTAAAGAGCATAGACAGACGAAACTACGTTGTCTCCCTTTCGAGTCGGCTCGTTGTTTACAAGGGGATGCTCCTTGCCCCTGACCTTAAGAGGTTTTTCCTCGACCTCCGGTGCGAGGAGCTCACCTCCTCCTTTGCGATATTCCACCAGCGCTACTCTACAAACACGAACCCGGAGTGGAGGCTTGCTCAGCCCCTCAGGTTCATAGCCCACAACGGGGAGATTAACACGATTACCGCAAACAGAAACCTCATTAAGGCCCTTGAGCCGATACTCTCTACACCTGCTCTCGGGGAGAGGATAAAGGAGGTTCTACCCCTTGTTGAGTTTGATGAGAGCGACTCGGCATCCCTCGACAGGGTTTACGAGCTGATGGTTGTTGCGGGGATAGACCCTGCAACTGCCATAACTGTTTTGATTCCTCCCGCTTACGAGCTTCTCACCCACCTTACCGGCGAGGAGAGGGCCTTCTTTGAGTACGCTTCCCTCCTTATGAAGCCCTGGGACGGCCCTGCCGCTATAGCCTTTACAGATGGAACGGTTGTGGGCGGGAAGCTCGACAGAAACGGCCTGAGGCCCGCCCGCTTCGTGGTTACCGAGGGAGGAGACGTTATCTTCGGCTCCGAAGTGGGAATGGTTGAGGTTCCCGAGAGTGAGGTTGTGCGCTTCGGCAGGTTGATGCCGGGAGAGATATTCACCGTTAACGTTGAGACCGGAGAGTTTAAGGATAACGACGAGATTCTGTCGGAGATAGCTTCAGAGCTTCGGGTTGAGCGCGAGGTAAGGAGGAAGCTCTACAGGCTTAAGGGTAAAAAGAAGGTAGAGCCCCGGGTAAGGGAAGGGCTCGGCAGAGAGCTTGTGAAGTTCTGCTACTCTACCGAAGACCTTGAAGAGGTTGTGGAGTATATGGCGGAGATGGGCAAGGAGCCCGTCTTCTCTATGGGGGACGATACCCCCATACCCAACCTCCTCGATAGGCCCTACCTGCTCTTCCGCCACTTTAAGCAGAGGTTTGCCCAGGTTACGAACCCGCCGATAGACCCGATTAGGGAGAAGGCGGTTATGAGCTTGAAGCTCCGTCTCGGGGCTAAGGTTAACTTCCTGGAGCTCTCTGGGAAGCTGAGGCGGAGGATAGAGGTTGACTCCCCCCTCCTTACCCCTTCGGAGTTTGAGGAGATAAAGGGAACCGAGTTCCTCAACGTTAAGGAGTTTAAGCTTGAGTTCCGCGAGGACGAGACCCTCAGGGAAGGGCTCAAGAGGCTCTTTGAGTCGGTTAAGAGGGCCATCCTCGAGGAGAACGTAGAGATAATAATCCTTTCCGACAGAGACGTTGAGCTTCCAATCCCATCGCTCCTTGCAACTTCGGGCCTGTGTGCCTTTCTGGAGAGGGAGAAGCTCCTCCACAGGGTTTCGCTGGTTGTTGAAACCGGGGAAGTCCGCGATACCCATCAGACGGCCGCCCTTGTGGCCTTCGGAGCTTCGGCCGTTCACCCCTACCTTGTTTTCGAGTACCTGAAATCTAAAGAGGTGGAGCTGAACAAGCCCTACTCAGAGCTCGAGGCCAACTACAAGGAGGCCGTAAACGCCGGCCTCTTGAAGATTATGTCCAAAATGGGGATTTCGGTTATCTCCTCCTACCACCGTTCCCACCTGTTTGACATTCTCGGAATAGGCAGGGAAGTTGTTGAGGAGTTCTTCCCCCATACGGCCTCCCCCGTTGACGGCATAGGCCTTGAGGAGATAGAACAGACCGTAAGGGAGAGGGTGAAGCTCTCCAAAGAGCTTCACGAGCCCTCTCCCAGCGGTGAGCTGAAGTTCCGCCCCGGCGGCATCCACCACTCCTGGAGCCCCAAAGTGGTTGCCGGCATATTCAAGGCCGCAAAGAGCGGTAGCTACGAAGAGTTCAGAAAAGTTGTAGAGGAAGTCCTCAAGAGGCCCACATACCTCAGAGACCTCCTTGAAATTAAGAGCGACAGGGAGCCCATTCCCATAGACCAAGTTGAACCTGTAGAGTCGATAGTGAAAAGGCTTATGGTTCCCGGGATGTCTATCGGGGCTCTCTCGAAAGTTGCCCACGAGGTAATAGCCGAGGCTATGAATATTCTCGGCTCAAAAAGCTGTAGCGGCGAAGGAGGAGAAGACCCTGCCCGCTACGGAACCATAAAGAACAGCAAAATAAAACAGGTTGCTTCCGGTAGGTTCGGCGTTACGCCCGCCTACCTTGCCTCCGCAGAGGAGATAGAGATAAAAATTGCTCAAGGTGCAAAGCCCGGCGAGGGCGGTCACCTGCCGGGCCACAAAGTTACCCCTTACATAGCCTCCCTCAGGTACTCCGTTCCCGGTGTTGCCCTTATATCGCCGCCTCCCCACCACGACATCTACTCCATTGAAGACCTTGCCCAGCTCATATACGACCTGAAACTTGCAAACCCCGAGGCGAGAATAGCTGTGAAGCTCGTTTCGGAGGTGGGCGTTGGAACCGTTGCCTGCGGAGTTGCAAAGGCCAAGGCCGACATCGTTCAGGTGAGCGGAGCTTCCGGCGGAACCGGAGCCTCTCCCCTCTCCTCCATTAAGGGGGCGGGTCTGCCCTGGGAGGTGGGCCTTGCGGAAACCCAGAAAGAGCTTATCCAGAATGAGCTCAGAGAGTCTGTAGGCCTCAGGGTAGACGGCGGCTTCAAAATCGGCAGAGACGTTGTTATTGCAGCCCTTTTAGGGGCCGAAGAGTTTGGTTTCGGCACCGCCGCCATGATTGCCGAAGGCTGCGTTATGGACCGCGACTGCCATACGAACCGCTGTCCGGTGGGCATAGCCACTCAAGACGAAAAACGCATAAAGAAGTTCAGGGGAGCCGTTGAAACCGTTGTCAACTACTTTAAGCTGGTTGCCGAGGATATCCGCCGCATACTTGCCCAAATGGGCTACAGGAGCCTCGACGAAATCATAGGCAGAACAGACCTCCTGGCGGAAAATACCGAGCTGAAAGAGCGCTATCCCCTTGCGAGGAAGCTCAACCTCTCCTTCATCACCGGCGTTCCCGCTTACAGGCTGAAGAGGAAAGAGCTTCCCTACAACCCTGTAGTTTCCAAACTCAACGAACAGATAGTCAAAGACGTTCTTCCCCACCTTAAAAAGGGAGAGCGGGTCTTTAAGGAATACCCCATAAAGAACACCGACAGGAGCGTAGGAGTTTCCCTTGCCTACCACATAGTTAAGCTCTTCGGAAACGAAGGGCTTCCCACAAACCTTGTTCACTTAAGATTCAAAGGTGTTGCCGGTCAGAGCTTCGGTGCCTTCCTCCCTTCGGGGGTTCTCCTGGAAGTTGTCGGCGAGGCCAACGACTACGTTGCCAAAGGGCTCGGCGGCGGGATAGTAGTTTTACACTTCCCCGAGGAGTTTAGGGGCAACCCCACCGAGAACGTAATAGCCGGTAACACCATACTCTACGGAGCCACCGGCGGTGCCCTCTTTGCCTCCGGCGTTGTAGGCGAGAGGTTCGCCGTTAGAAACAGCGGAGCCGTTGCAGTTGTTGAAGGGGCAGGTCAGCACGCCTGCGAGTACATGGTAAGGGGTATCGTTGTAATTCTGGGCAGCGTCGGTAAGAACCTCGGGGCGGGAATGACCGGCGGAACGGCCTTCGTTCTCGACCCGGAAATCGAAGAGAAGATAAACAGAGACTACGTAGAAGTAAGAAGGCTGAACAGGCAGGACATCGACGTTCTCACCTCGCTGCTCATGAAACACTACAAGTTCACCAAGAGCCCAACCGCCGCAAGAGTTTTAGAGAACAGAGCCCTCCTTGAGTCCATAAGGAAGGTTGTTCCCATAGGCGTAAAAGAACTCGAGCTGAAAGTATCCGGGGAGGATAAACTGCCCGATTAA
- a CDS encoding 50S ribosomal protein L11 methyltransferase has protein sequence MDYRVYELEVPASEYDLATSELFEAGALGVEVVSEGETVTFKAYFKEGSLPERLKPYLKSVSPLEERDWNSEWKKHYAPVNVGSGIWVVPSWMKGEFKEPEGSLVIYIRPGRGFGTGTHETTKLAMRFIKKLLKEGDSFLDVGCGSGILSILAAKLGASEVVGCDIQPNLQEEIEENQRLNGIEFTFVEGSVNAVNGKFDLVVANIEKHHLEPLLPLLAEKFKGTLILSGILTSQRDQFVKTLEKLGLRVVEEAKEGEWCAFVARK, from the coding sequence GTGGATTACAGAGTTTACGAACTTGAAGTTCCGGCCTCCGAATACGACCTTGCAACTTCTGAACTCTTTGAGGCCGGTGCCCTCGGAGTAGAGGTAGTTTCCGAAGGAGAAACCGTAACCTTTAAAGCCTACTTTAAAGAGGGCTCCCTTCCCGAAAGGCTGAAGCCCTACCTTAAAAGCGTTTCCCCCCTGGAGGAGAGAGACTGGAACAGCGAGTGGAAGAAACACTACGCCCCTGTAAACGTGGGCAGCGGCATCTGGGTTGTTCCCTCCTGGATGAAGGGGGAGTTTAAAGAGCCCGAAGGTTCGCTCGTTATCTACATCCGTCCCGGCAGGGGGTTCGGGACGGGAACTCACGAAACTACAAAGCTCGCTATGAGGTTTATAAAGAAGCTCCTTAAAGAGGGAGACTCCTTCCTCGATGTCGGCTGCGGCAGCGGAATACTCTCGATACTTGCGGCAAAACTCGGGGCCTCTGAAGTTGTTGGGTGCGACATCCAGCCCAACCTCCAAGAGGAGATAGAGGAAAACCAGAGGCTCAACGGCATTGAGTTTACCTTTGTTGAAGGCAGCGTTAACGCCGTAAACGGCAAGTTCGACCTTGTAGTTGCGAACATAGAGAAACACCACCTTGAACCCCTGCTTCCGCTCCTTGCCGAAAAGTTCAAAGGCACCCTTATTCTTTCCGGGATTCTCACCTCGCAAAGAGACCAGTTTGTTAAAACCCTTGAGAAGCTCGGCCTCAGAGTTGTTGAAGAGGCCAAAGAGGGGGAGTGGTGCGCGTTCGTGGCGAGAAAGTAG
- the alr gene encoding alanine racemase, translating to MLRWAEVHLDRLLYNYRQVEKLSGPKKLIAVVKANAYGHGSVAVARFLQEQTAVSAFAVATYAEGVQLREAGIQRPIIVMSSTLEEELGRAREFRLMPVVYDFWELERAKELEVPFHVKLDTGMGRLGFLPSQWQELLCSLRGAKLAGVMTHFPSADEDPEFTAGQAKLFGEFVKALKGAFPKLWVHCDNSAALPLGLNGLFTHSRVGLALYGSKPFGGYPASLKQVMEVKARIISVKELPPGHSVSYGRTYTTSGKERVGVVSFGYADGLPRSLSGRGSFIVNGRRCPIRGRVCMDMTVISLEGVVAGKGGVATVTGLELPFEELARLAGTIPYELMCRISPRVERVYRGLQSLRT from the coding sequence ATGCTTAGGTGGGCGGAAGTTCACCTCGACAGGCTGCTTTACAACTACAGGCAGGTTGAAAAACTTTCCGGCCCCAAGAAACTGATAGCCGTTGTAAAGGCCAACGCCTACGGCCACGGGAGCGTAGCCGTTGCCCGGTTCCTCCAGGAGCAGACGGCCGTTTCCGCCTTTGCGGTTGCCACCTATGCAGAAGGGGTTCAACTGCGTGAGGCAGGCATACAGAGGCCGATTATCGTTATGTCCTCTACCTTAGAGGAAGAGCTCGGCAGGGCCAGGGAGTTTCGCCTGATGCCCGTTGTTTACGACTTCTGGGAGCTGGAAAGGGCAAAGGAGCTTGAAGTTCCGTTTCACGTGAAGCTCGACACCGGAATGGGAAGGCTCGGTTTCCTCCCCTCCCAGTGGCAGGAGCTCCTCTGCTCCCTTCGTGGAGCCAAACTCGCCGGGGTTATGACCCACTTCCCCTCCGCCGACGAAGACCCGGAGTTTACCGCCGGTCAGGCGAAGCTCTTCGGGGAGTTTGTAAAGGCCTTAAAAGGGGCTTTCCCGAAACTGTGGGTCCACTGCGATAACAGCGCCGCCCTGCCCCTTGGTCTGAACGGCCTCTTTACCCACTCAAGGGTGGGCCTTGCGCTTTATGGCTCAAAACCCTTTGGCGGCTACCCGGCCTCCTTAAAGCAGGTAATGGAGGTTAAGGCCCGGATAATCTCGGTAAAAGAGCTTCCCCCCGGCCACTCCGTCTCCTACGGGAGAACCTACACCACCTCCGGGAAGGAGAGGGTGGGGGTTGTAAGCTTCGGCTACGCCGACGGCCTTCCGAGGAGCCTGTCGGGCAGGGGAAGCTTCATCGTAAACGGCAGGCGCTGCCCGATTAGGGGGCGGGTCTGTATGGATATGACCGTTATCTCCCTTGAGGGCGTTGTTGCCGGCAAGGGGGGTGTTGCAACCGTAACCGGCCTTGAGCTTCCCTTTGAAGAACTGGCCCGCCTTGCAGGTACCATCCCCTACGAACTAATGTGTAGAATTAGTCCCAGAGTAGAGAGGGTTTACCGTGGATTACAGAGTTTACGAACTTGA